One genomic region from Candidatus Equadaptatus faecalis encodes:
- a CDS encoding RluA family pseudouridine synthase, with protein sequence MGFEFHVTEDQEDRRVDRLLRSMFPQIPLSAVMKALRKGEVRLDARKVSPDTRVKTGQFIQLPWSDKPVRQEASLSVRNSAVPKLETLYRDENVWIINKPAGLLTQPDVKGADSVYTRVMAELEWKRTDFRPSTVQRLDRNTSGIVIAALSGKFQRLLSELIREKRIEKIYRTVVEGALPEQGRIDFPLLKDPDTNTVKVDSRGQSALTLYKRLACGNGLSCAEVRLVTGRTHQIRVHFSAAGYPVLGDRKYGSGSGRSARTLLHAYRVVFPADERLGGLSEAAFIAPLPDDMLKYFKQGGKLL encoded by the coding sequence ATGGGATTTGAGTTTCACGTCACCGAGGATCAGGAGGACAGAAGGGTTGACCGGCTGCTCCGGTCAATGTTTCCTCAAATTCCGCTTTCGGCGGTAATGAAAGCGCTCCGCAAGGGAGAAGTCCGTCTTGACGCAAGAAAAGTTTCTCCCGACACGAGGGTAAAAACCGGACAATTTATTCAGCTGCCGTGGAGCGACAAGCCTGTGCGTCAGGAAGCGTCCCTGTCCGTGCGAAACAGCGCGGTTCCAAAGCTTGAAACGTTATACCGCGACGAAAATGTCTGGATAATCAACAAACCCGCTGGACTTCTGACACAGCCTGATGTAAAGGGCGCAGACTCTGTCTACACCCGTGTTATGGCAGAGCTTGAATGGAAAAGGACTGATTTTCGCCCGTCAACGGTACAGCGGCTTGACAGAAATACCTCTGGAATTGTCATTGCCGCTTTGAGCGGCAAATTCCAAAGACTGCTTTCTGAACTCATACGCGAAAAAAGAATTGAAAAGATATACCGCACCGTTGTTGAAGGAGCTTTGCCGGAGCAGGGAAGAATTGACTTCCCGCTGCTGAAAGACCCTGACACAAACACCGTAAAAGTTGACAGCAGAGGGCAGTCTGCTCTGACGCTTTACAAAAGGCTTGCCTGCGGAAACGGCTTAAGCTGTGCCGAAGTGCGGCTTGTAACGGGGCGCACGCACCAGATACGGGTACATTTTTCAGCCGCTGGTTATCCTGTGCTTGGCGACAGGAAATACGGCAGCGGTTCAGGAAGATCAGCAAGAACGCTGCTTCACGCATACAGAGTTGTGTTTCCTGCCGACGAAAGACTTGGCGGACTTTCAGAGGCAGCCTTTATTGCGCCCTTGCCTGACGACATGCTAAAATATTTTAAGCAGGGAGGGAAACTGCTTTGA
- the rpsO gene encoding 30S ribosomal protein S15: MIDQEKKQAIIEEYKTHEGDTGSTEVQVAILTARIRELTEHMKIHKKDFHSGRGLLILVGKRRKLLQYLKSRDFNRYQNLIKRLGLRH, from the coding sequence ATGATCGATCAGGAGAAGAAACAAGCTATCATCGAAGAGTACAAAACGCATGAGGGCGACACCGGCTCAACAGAAGTCCAGGTCGCAATCCTTACTGCGCGTATCAGAGAACTCACGGAACACATGAAAATCCACAAAAAAGATTTCCATTCAGGTCGCGGACTTCTCATACTTGTCGGCAAACGCCGCAAACTTCTTCAGTATCTTAAGAGCAGAGACTTTAACCGCTATCAGAACCTTATCAAACGTCTCGGACTCCGCCACTAA
- a CDS encoding glycosyltransferase family 2 protein: MKISVVVPCYNEQESLPLFYREFCKLCETSEELKGQTFELIFVDDGSKDSTFEVMQELSEKDNRVKYISFSRNFGKEAAIYAGLQKADGDLTAVMDADLQDPLTLLPEMYKAVAEDGCDSAAARRVTRRGEPPIRSFFARCFYRLIAKISKIELVDGARDYRLMNRKFVSAVLSLKEYNRFSKGIFCWVGFKNKWIEFENVERAAGETKWSFWKLTLYAVDAIIAFSTVPLVLATAFGLLLCLLAFLAIMFVVLRKLIYGDPIQGWASTMCVLLTTGGVQLLCTGILGQYMAKTYMETKNRPVYIIDKTNCENR, encoded by the coding sequence TTGAAAATATCCGTTGTTGTTCCGTGTTATAACGAACAGGAAAGTCTGCCATTGTTCTACAGAGAGTTCTGTAAATTGTGCGAAACGTCCGAAGAATTGAAAGGTCAGACGTTTGAGTTGATATTTGTTGACGACGGTTCAAAGGATTCGACTTTTGAGGTTATGCAGGAACTTTCAGAAAAAGACAACAGAGTAAAATATATTTCGTTTTCCAGAAATTTCGGCAAGGAAGCGGCGATATACGCCGGACTGCAGAAAGCAGACGGCGATTTAACGGCTGTAATGGACGCTGATTTGCAGGACCCGCTGACACTTCTGCCTGAAATGTACAAGGCGGTTGCTGAAGACGGCTGCGATTCTGCCGCCGCGCGGCGCGTAACACGCAGGGGAGAGCCGCCGATACGGTCTTTTTTTGCAAGATGTTTTTATCGCCTGATTGCGAAAATTTCTAAAATAGAGCTGGTGGACGGCGCAAGGGATTACAGACTTATGAACAGAAAATTTGTCAGCGCTGTACTTTCTTTGAAAGAATACAACCGTTTCAGCAAAGGAATTTTCTGCTGGGTAGGTTTTAAAAACAAATGGATAGAATTTGAAAACGTAGAGCGTGCGGCGGGGGAGACAAAATGGTCGTTTTGGAAGCTTACTCTGTACGCAGTTGATGCAATAATCGCCTTTTCGACCGTTCCGCTTGTGCTGGCGACGGCATTCGGGCTTCTGCTTTGTCTGCTGGCGTTTCTTGCCATAATGTTTGTCGTCCTGCGCAAGCTGATATACGGTGACCCCATACAAGGCTGGGCGTCAACGATGTGCGTGCTTCTTACAACCGGCGGCGTGCAGCTTCTCTGTACAGGAATCCTCGGTCAGTACATGGCAAAAACCTATATGGAAACCAAGAACAGACCGGTATATATAATTGATAAAACAAATTGTGAAAACAGGTGA
- a CDS encoding HD domain-containing protein, producing MSLLTSPEIKKLKSGEIFKAIFVVRNLVSRTDKNGRKYYEMTAIDSFGGIDAKIWSDAAWFDRSADNCDLTMPAERLEDSKIDGIEGCTVGIDGKVAEYKGQQQFNFNKITLLNQKSFAPAEYMPKSPVSSEKLRERFEELVSGCGKEIADFLRAVFADEMLSEFFSWPAAVSNHHAYANGLAEHSISVADCAKGEAEAMKRSNYDVDSDIAVAGALLHDIGKLRAYKMNAMPEITIEGAVIDHVALGYTMFEKLCEKYPLDEKLRLQLAHIIISHHGLREYGSPVVPETAEAMIVSSADELDFRMFCWHDSVKDMKEDEKISNWNNATQRRFWNI from the coding sequence TGTCGTCAGAAATCTTGTTTCAAGAACGGACAAAAACGGAAGAAAATATTATGAAATGACTGCAATAGACAGTTTCGGAGGCATTGACGCTAAAATATGGTCGGACGCCGCGTGGTTTGACCGTTCGGCTGACAACTGTGATCTCACGATGCCCGCAGAACGGCTTGAAGACAGCAAAATTGACGGTATTGAGGGCTGTACGGTCGGGATAGACGGAAAGGTTGCGGAATACAAGGGGCAGCAGCAGTTTAATTTCAACAAAATAACGCTTCTTAATCAAAAAAGCTTTGCCCCGGCGGAATATATGCCGAAATCGCCTGTTTCTTCAGAAAAGCTTAGGGAACGCTTTGAAGAGCTTGTAAGCGGCTGCGGAAAGGAAATTGCTGATTTTCTGCGTGCCGTTTTTGCCGATGAAATGCTGTCGGAATTTTTCAGCTGGCCGGCGGCTGTTTCAAACCACCATGCGTACGCCAACGGGCTCGCCGAACATTCAATTTCCGTAGCGGACTGCGCCAAGGGAGAGGCGGAGGCAATGAAACGGTCAAATTACGATGTGGATTCGGATATAGCCGTTGCCGGCGCCCTGCTTCACGATATCGGCAAACTCCGTGCCTACAAGATGAACGCGATGCCTGAAATTACGATTGAAGGCGCGGTTATTGACCACGTTGCGCTCGGTTACACGATGTTTGAAAAGCTTTGCGAAAAATATCCGCTTGACGAAAAATTAAGACTGCAGCTTGCGCATATTATAATCAGTCATCACGGGCTTCGCGAATACGGTTCGCCCGTGGTGCCCGAGACTGCGGAGGCCATGATTGTTTCTTCCGCTGACGAGCTTGATTTCAGAATGTTCTGCTGGCATGATTCAGTCAAGGACATGAAAGAAGACGAAAAAATTTCAAACTGGAACAACGCGACGCAGAGACGTTTCTGGAATATATAA